One genomic segment of Bombus vancouverensis nearcticus chromosome 11, iyBomVanc1_principal, whole genome shotgun sequence includes these proteins:
- the LOC117166384 gene encoding uncharacterized protein LOC117166384 — MATRIVIKDILILIPQMCYIPVIILYSNFIFGYTCWYTFFGVIVLISLYTNNVYVLNACFKYINDSLVQVKEILVNDEPHLLRRVYHMQKNPILLTKLRTLKKQHLEMSEVVQLLNSTCSMQIEAMLTIMFIDITFNMYNYLSMHKEMGEVKSLALILGYAIYYIVHVIITVSIVETTRSQMTKIGSSVHRILVHTFDDQVTTELQFFSLQVLQKGNVFVMRGLIIDATLLTKVVGNWIKRDEMFLSTLFTDGVRHYHFFTAKSIVGDETEEFRGKTFGNQ, encoded by the exons ATGGCTACAAGAATTGttataaaagatatcttaatCCTGATACCACAAATGTGTTACATTCCAGTCATCATCCTCtactcaaattttatttttggttATACTTGTTGGTATACTTTTTTCGGTGTCATCGTACTGATTAGCTTGTACACGAATAACGTATACGTGCTAAATGCCTGTTTTAAATACATAAACGATTCTTTAGTGCAAGTGAAGGAAATTCTTGTTAATGATGAGCCTCATCTACTCAGAAGAGTCTATCATATGCAGAAGAATCCTATATTGTTGACGAAGTTGAGGACTCTTAAAAAGCAACATTTGGAGATGAGCGAAGTCGTTCAGCTACTGAATAGCACGTGTAGTATGCAAATCGAAGCCATGTTAACAATAATGTTCATCGACATTACGTTCAATATGTACAATTATTTATCCATGCACAAAGAAATGGGCGAGGTGAAATCGCTAGCTCTTATTCTGGGCTACGCGATTTATTACATCGTACACGTAATTATAACAGTTTCGATAGTTGAAACTACCAGAAGCCAGATGACAAAAATTGGCTCCAGCGTTCATCGAATTCTTGTACATACTTTCGATGATCAGGTGACGACGGAG TTGCAGTTCTTTTCGTTGCAAGTGCTGCAAAAGGGTAACGTGTTCGTGATGAGGGGACTCATAATAGACGCAACCCTTTTGACAAAGGTAGTAGGAAATTGGATCAAAAGAGATGAAATGTTTTTATCAACACTTTTTACAGATGGCGTGCGGCATTACCACTTTTTT ACAGCTAAGTCCATTGTTGGTGATGAAACTGAAGAATTTAGAGGAAAAACATTTGGAAATCAGTGA
- the LOC117166268 gene encoding uncharacterized protein LOC117166268: MRTKSYVKITKHYVVLIQAFKMFNRPQKLEQRTNQKLKSSSSYFGSYTSLISPSAAFNRLMGFLPYKLESSKFVYSKSYFVFSTISIIIYLICVILSLYQTNFSPMRFIELVHKLQFALIFLCGPVIFISAYTKNQSMIRAIDGISKVSRILSSETCHKVVKKILIKDILILLPLMCCIPYNLFYVPYIFCYTYWHTFIGAIALTSLYTNNVYVLNACFKYINDSLVQVKEILVNDEPHLLRRVYHMQKNPILLTKLRTLKKQHLEMSEVVELLNNTCSIQIEAILIIMFIFIIFTMYNYLSMQKEMGEMKLLTLILGLAIYYIAHVIITVSIVEITRVQMQKTGRNIHRILVHTFDEQVTTEVR; the protein is encoded by the coding sequence atgagGACTAAATCGTACGTAAAAATTACTAAACATTACGTTGTCCTAATTCAGGCgtttaaaatgtttaatcgaCCGCAGAAACTTGAACAAAGAACAAATCAAAAACTTAAATCATCGTCGTCATATTTCGGGAGTTACACATCTTTAATAAGTCCCAGTGCCGCCTTCAACCGTTTAATGGGATTTTTACCATACAAACTCGAATCATCGAAATTTGTATATTCGAAATCATACTTCGTTTTCTCTACAATTTCCATCATTATTTACTTGATCTGCgtaattctttctctgtaccaaACCAACTTTTCTCCTATGAGATTTATAGAACTTGTGCATAAATTGCAATTTGCACTGATATTTCTTTGTGGGCCTGTGATTTTCATCTCGGCTTATACCAAAAATCAATCAATGATCCGAGCGATCGATGGCATCTCGAAAGTTTCTCGTATACTGTCTTCAGAAACTTGCCATAAAGTGGTTAAAAAGATTCttataaaagatatcttaattCTGTTACCACTAATGTGCTGCATTCCATACAACTTATTCTATGTACCTTATATTTTTTGTTACACTTATTGGCATACTTTCATCGGTGCTATAGCATTAACTAGCTTGTACACGAACAACGTATACGTGCTAAATGCCTGTTTTAAATACATAAACGATTCTTTAGTGCAAGTGAAGGAAATTCTAGTCAATGATGAGCCTCATCTACTCAGAAGAGTCTATCATATGCAGAAGAATCCTATATTGTTGACGAAGTTGAGGACTCTTAAAAAGCAACATCTAGAGATGAGCGAAGTCGTTGAGCTACTGAATAACACGTGTAGCATACAGATCGAAgccatattaataataatgttcaTCTTCATTATATTCACTATGTACAATTATTTATCCATGCAAAAAGAAATGGGCGAGATGAAATTGCTGACTCTTATTCTTGGCCTCGCGATTTATTACATCGCACATGTAATTATCACAGTTTCGATCGTTGAAATTACCAGGGTTCAAATGCAGAAAACTGGCCGCAACATTCATCGAATTCTTGTACATACTTTCGACGAGCAGGTGACGACGGAGGTAAGATGA